A genomic window from Candidatus Kouleothrix ribensis includes:
- a CDS encoding MFS transporter has product MHAQHPLPTAGRLHRSARLYLLHVALLTASLSIFGLFFNLTVLSLGFTIDFLGVLNSVAFAVSALLSLPLLWLLTHLRLRQALLGSGLLQLAGMLLFALWPATWPLLLAGGLAGAGAVLFEISAAPFMMQQSDATTRDRLFSTSAALRIGMAGVGSLVGGQLPALLSGWLRLEAHSPLAYRATLLVAAGGVLLALLPLLLIGATQPAAGQDRPRSPGTPRLAAPPGWHELLAQPGPLLRLLISPALISIGAALLIPYLNLFFTQRFAVPDQLLGAIFAGLGICTGLAGLAAPVLARRLGSMHTIVLTEALAIPFLVLLGLAPQLGLAVGAALARAALFNMGSPLYDAIAMQRAPAAARPTVSALMSGAYSVGYLLGPLISTQVQARYGFGPLFVATTGCYLAAVLAKYWFFVRNQAPQDASGS; this is encoded by the coding sequence ATGCACGCACAGCACCCGCTGCCCACGGCGGGGCGGCTGCACCGCTCGGCGCGCCTCTACCTGCTGCATGTCGCGCTACTGACCGCCAGCCTGTCGATCTTTGGCTTGTTCTTCAATCTTACGGTGCTCTCGCTCGGCTTCACGATCGATTTCCTGGGAGTGCTCAATAGTGTCGCTTTCGCAGTATCGGCGCTGCTGAGCCTGCCGCTGCTGTGGTTGCTGACACACCTGCGGCTGCGCCAGGCGCTGCTCGGCAGCGGGCTGCTACAGCTGGCCGGAATGCTACTGTTCGCGCTCTGGCCGGCGACCTGGCCGCTACTGCTGGCCGGCGGCCTGGCCGGCGCCGGCGCGGTGCTGTTCGAGATCAGCGCCGCCCCGTTTATGATGCAGCAGAGCGACGCCACAACCCGCGACCGGCTTTTCAGCACCAGCGCAGCGCTACGTATCGGCATGGCCGGGGTGGGCAGCCTGGTGGGTGGCCAGCTGCCGGCTCTACTGTCCGGCTGGCTCAGGCTAGAGGCCCACAGCCCGCTGGCCTACCGCGCGACGCTGCTGGTGGCGGCCGGCGGTGTGCTGCTCGCACTGCTTCCGCTGCTGCTGATCGGCGCTACTCAGCCGGCAGCGGGCCAGGATCGGCCGCGTTCACCGGGCACGCCACGGCTGGCGGCTCCGCCAGGCTGGCACGAGCTGCTGGCCCAGCCTGGCCCGCTGTTGCGGCTGCTGATCTCGCCGGCGCTGATCTCGATCGGCGCGGCACTGCTGATCCCGTATCTCAATCTGTTCTTTACGCAGCGCTTCGCCGTGCCCGACCAGCTGCTGGGAGCGATCTTCGCAGGGCTGGGCATCTGTACCGGCCTGGCCGGCCTGGCCGCGCCAGTGCTCGCGCGGCGGCTTGGCTCGATGCATACAATCGTCCTCACCGAGGCGCTCGCGATCCCCTTCCTGGTGCTGCTGGGCCTGGCGCCGCAGCTGGGCCTCGCAGTGGGCGCGGCCCTGGCGCGCGCGGCGCTGTTCAACATGGGCTCGCCGCTCTACGACGCGATTGCCATGCAGCGCGCGCCGGCAGCTGCGCGGCCAACCGTAAGCGCACTTATGAGCGGCGCGTATAGCGTGGGCTACCTGCTCGGCCCGCTGATTAGCACGCAGGTGCAGGCGCGCTACGGCTTTGGGCCGCTCTTCGTAGCCACAACCGGGTGCTATCTCGCGGCTGTGCTGGCGAAATACTGGTTCTTCGTGCGGAACCAGGCGCCGCAGGATGCATCCGGCAGCTGA
- a CDS encoding ABC transporter ATP-binding protein, with translation MALIEAENLTKVYGAGETAVTALDHANLSVEAREFVAVMGPSGCGKSTLLYLLGGLDRPTDGQVLIGGQSIGTLSDDALTRLRRQQIGFVFQSYNLIPMLDAIDNAALPLTLDGVPPGQARAKATEWLQKVGLGHRLNSRPDQLSGGQQQRVAVARALVAEPKLVLADEPTGNLDTRASGEIAALLRQIADDWGRAVVMVTHDAHIASYANRILFLRDGVIVDALQLEPDNRANTDLVTARLRQWA, from the coding sequence ATGGCGCTGATCGAGGCCGAAAATCTAACCAAGGTCTATGGCGCGGGCGAAACCGCCGTGACCGCACTCGACCATGCCAACCTGAGCGTCGAGGCGCGCGAGTTCGTGGCGGTGATGGGGCCGAGCGGCTGCGGCAAATCGACGCTGCTGTACCTGCTGGGCGGGCTCGACCGGCCGACCGACGGCCAGGTGCTGATCGGCGGCCAGTCGATCGGCACGCTTTCCGACGATGCGCTGACCCGGCTGCGCCGCCAGCAGATCGGCTTTGTATTCCAGTCGTACAACCTGATCCCCATGCTCGACGCGATCGATAATGCCGCGCTGCCGCTGACGCTCGACGGTGTGCCGCCGGGCCAGGCCCGCGCCAAGGCTACCGAGTGGCTGCAAAAAGTTGGCCTGGGCCACCGCCTGAACAGCCGCCCCGACCAGCTCTCGGGCGGGCAGCAGCAGCGTGTGGCGGTGGCGCGCGCGCTGGTGGCCGAACCCAAGCTGGTGCTGGCCGACGAGCCGACCGGCAACCTCGACACACGTGCGTCGGGCGAGATTGCCGCGCTGCTGCGCCAGATCGCCGACGACTGGGGCCGCGCGGTGGTGATGGTGACGCACGACGCACATATCGCCTCGTACGCCAATCGCATCCTGTTCCTGCGCGATGGCGTGATCGTCGACGCGCTGCAGCTCGAACCGGACAACCGCGCGAATACCGACCTGGTGACCGCGCGATTGCGGCAGTGGGCGTAG
- a CDS encoding patatin-like phospholipase family protein, with product MAVRSRQPLPAPVTAQVAAHALFAGLDQPTLAVLLPELELIELPAGAALFAEGDPGDALYLVVSGRLRVARAAPGGEHAVREIGRGELVGEFALLTGEPRSATVRAVRDSNLVRLSQALFERLLQRYPQAMTQIARSIVQRVRGLERGAPAGAAASVFAILPAGDVPLATFAHDLAEALAAFGPTLHLSSAQCEQLFGEPGIAQIDDDHPRNSALVGWLSEQETHYRQIVYLADHTWTPWTRRCLRQADRLLLVGQAAADPAPTRLELAARAAGVQARAELVLLHPAGARAAGNTQAWLTPRGTQAHHHVRLGSSDDLARLVRRLTGRAIGVVLGGGGARGTAHIGALRALDEAGLRADFIGGTSIGALIGALYASGHSHAELAALAAEFSSRRKLLDFTLPFTAFNATRKLTAVYRELFGELRIEDLWRRFFCISSNLTRAEPVVHEHGPLWAAVRASTAIPVIFAPLLHTNGDVLVDGGILNNFPIDVMRTHCEAGLVIGIDVAPPTDKVRDYQFGPSVSGWQQLWARLSPFGRKARAPLLFESLVRTIEINSAHRVRSPAFRRFADLLIQMPDRQFGRLAFDIYPEMIEMGYRETVRQIAEWRRSPPVR from the coding sequence ATGGCCGTGCGCTCGCGCCAGCCGCTACCCGCCCCGGTGACCGCCCAGGTCGCCGCGCACGCACTATTCGCCGGGCTCGACCAGCCAACCCTGGCGGTGCTATTGCCCGAACTCGAGCTGATCGAGCTGCCCGCCGGCGCCGCGCTCTTCGCCGAAGGCGACCCCGGCGACGCGCTGTACCTGGTGGTGAGCGGGCGGCTGCGGGTGGCCCGTGCCGCGCCCGGTGGCGAGCACGCGGTACGTGAGATCGGGCGCGGCGAGCTGGTGGGTGAGTTTGCGCTGCTCACCGGCGAACCGCGCTCGGCGACGGTGCGGGCCGTGCGCGACAGTAACCTGGTGCGGCTATCGCAGGCGCTGTTCGAGCGGCTGCTGCAGCGCTACCCACAGGCCATGACCCAGATCGCGCGCTCGATCGTGCAGCGCGTGCGCGGGCTCGAGCGTGGTGCCCCCGCTGGTGCAGCCGCCAGCGTGTTCGCGATTCTGCCGGCCGGCGACGTGCCGCTGGCCACATTCGCGCACGATCTGGCCGAGGCCCTGGCCGCCTTCGGCCCGACCCTGCACCTGAGCAGCGCGCAGTGCGAGCAGCTGTTTGGCGAACCAGGCATCGCACAGATCGACGACGACCACCCACGCAACAGCGCGCTGGTCGGGTGGCTGAGCGAGCAAGAGACCCACTACCGCCAGATCGTCTACCTGGCCGATCACACCTGGACGCCCTGGACGCGCCGGTGCCTACGCCAGGCCGACCGGCTGCTGCTGGTTGGGCAGGCGGCAGCCGACCCGGCGCCGACCCGGCTGGAGCTGGCGGCGCGCGCGGCCGGCGTGCAGGCGCGCGCCGAGCTAGTGCTACTGCACCCGGCCGGCGCGCGCGCCGCCGGCAACACACAGGCCTGGCTTACGCCGCGCGGCACCCAGGCCCACCATCATGTGCGGCTGGGCAGCAGCGACGACCTGGCGCGGCTGGTGCGCCGGCTAACCGGCCGGGCGATCGGGGTGGTGCTCGGCGGCGGCGGCGCGCGTGGCACTGCGCACATCGGCGCGCTCCGCGCGCTCGACGAGGCCGGCCTGCGGGCCGACTTTATTGGCGGCACCAGCATTGGCGCGCTGATCGGCGCGCTGTACGCCAGCGGGCATAGCCATGCCGAACTAGCCGCACTCGCAGCCGAGTTCTCGTCGCGCCGCAAGCTGCTCGATTTCACACTGCCGTTTACCGCATTCAACGCCACCCGCAAGCTCACCGCGGTCTATCGCGAGCTGTTCGGCGAGCTGCGGATCGAGGATCTATGGCGGCGCTTCTTCTGCATCTCGAGCAACCTGACCCGCGCCGAGCCGGTGGTGCATGAGCATGGGCCGCTATGGGCGGCGGTGCGCGCCAGCACGGCCATCCCGGTGATCTTCGCGCCGCTGCTGCACACCAACGGCGATGTGCTGGTCGATGGCGGCATCTTGAACAATTTCCCGATCGACGTGATGCGCACGCACTGCGAGGCCGGGCTGGTGATCGGCATCGACGTAGCGCCACCAACCGACAAGGTGCGCGACTACCAGTTCGGCCCGAGCGTCTCGGGCTGGCAGCAGCTGTGGGCGCGCCTCAGCCCGTTCGGCCGCAAGGCGCGCGCGCCGCTGCTGTTCGAGAGCCTGGTGCGCACGATCGAGATCAACAGCGCCCACCGCGTGCGCTCGCCCGCTTTCCGCCGGTTTGCCGACCTACTCATCCAGATGCCCGACCGGCAGTTCGGCCGCCTGGCCTTCGATATCTACCCAGAGATGATCGAAATGGGCTACCGCGAGACGGTGCGCCAGATCGCCGAGTGGCGCCGGTCGCCGCCCGTGCGATAA
- a CDS encoding HlyD family efflux transporter periplasmic adaptor subunit — translation MKKIWIAVAALLIVGVAAYALFARSRAATPAALDAPTAGPAPEEDLVAEARVVPVRGAALSLPAGGVVAEVLVAEGEQVQAGQPLVRLARARVLAAVAQAEAQLAQAQARLDKLRAGATPADLAAAEAQLRLAEAQQRQSGGSVTASDRAAAQAQLQQAQAHLADLQAGPRSADLQAAQAGLAQAQANLITQRDGLSATKTNAQLALERAGSALTQAQAGYSTALQNWQYVQDTGQDPITPWLGTDPKTGKKIANKLSDAQRQQYYDAYVQAEANMHSAEAAVQQAQVAYDTARQAEISGVAAAEQQVALAQAALDKLRAGADAEALAAARAQLASSKAQLDKLAGEQRTGALAAAQAAVDQAQANIDRLRAGAPKGDLAVATAELQSAQAALALAQATANETELRAPFAGAVAALDVKLGEYLAAGTPAVYVADLTTWQIETTDMTELNIARVRVGSPATITFDAIPNLTLTGKVSRVRALGESKQGDITYTVTIALDKQDARLRWNMTASATVAKG, via the coding sequence ATGAAAAAGATCTGGATTGCTGTGGCGGCACTGCTGATAGTTGGTGTGGCTGCCTATGCCCTATTCGCGCGTAGCCGCGCGGCCACGCCGGCCGCCCTGGATGCTCCGACAGCCGGCCCGGCGCCCGAGGAAGATCTGGTGGCCGAGGCGCGGGTCGTGCCCGTGCGCGGCGCCGCGCTGAGCCTGCCGGCCGGCGGGGTGGTGGCCGAGGTGCTGGTGGCCGAGGGCGAGCAGGTGCAGGCCGGCCAGCCGCTGGTGCGGCTCGCACGCGCGCGCGTGCTGGCGGCGGTGGCCCAGGCCGAGGCCCAGCTGGCCCAGGCCCAGGCCCGGCTCGACAAGCTGCGTGCCGGCGCAACCCCCGCAGATCTGGCTGCCGCCGAGGCCCAGCTACGCCTGGCCGAAGCCCAGCAGCGCCAGTCCGGCGGCAGCGTCACCGCGTCCGATCGTGCGGCGGCCCAGGCCCAGCTGCAGCAGGCCCAGGCGCACCTGGCCGACCTGCAGGCCGGCCCGCGTAGCGCCGACCTCCAGGCTGCGCAGGCCGGGCTGGCCCAGGCCCAGGCCAACCTGATCACTCAGCGCGACGGGCTTTCGGCCACCAAGACCAACGCCCAGCTTGCGCTTGAGCGCGCCGGCAGCGCGCTGACCCAGGCCCAGGCCGGCTACTCAACCGCGCTGCAGAACTGGCAGTATGTGCAAGATACCGGCCAGGATCCGATCACGCCCTGGCTAGGCACCGACCCCAAGACCGGCAAGAAGATTGCGAATAAGCTCAGCGACGCACAGCGCCAGCAGTACTACGACGCCTACGTGCAGGCAGAGGCGAACATGCACAGCGCCGAGGCGGCCGTACAGCAGGCCCAAGTGGCCTACGACACCGCGCGTCAGGCCGAGATCAGCGGCGTGGCGGCGGCCGAGCAGCAGGTAGCCCTGGCCCAGGCCGCGCTCGATAAGCTACGCGCGGGCGCCGATGCCGAGGCGCTCGCAGCGGCACGTGCCCAGCTGGCCAGCAGCAAAGCCCAGCTCGACAAGCTGGCCGGCGAACAGCGCACCGGCGCGCTCGCCGCCGCCCAGGCCGCCGTCGACCAGGCCCAGGCTAATATCGACAGGCTGCGCGCCGGTGCGCCGAAGGGCGACCTGGCCGTGGCGACGGCCGAGCTGCAGAGCGCCCAGGCCGCCCTGGCGCTGGCGCAGGCCACCGCGAACGAGACCGAGCTGCGCGCGCCATTCGCCGGCGCGGTCGCCGCGCTCGACGTGAAGCTGGGCGAGTACCTGGCGGCTGGCACCCCGGCAGTGTACGTGGCCGACCTGACAACCTGGCAGATCGAGACCACCGACATGACCGAGCTGAACATCGCGCGCGTGCGCGTCGGCAGCCCGGCCACGATCACCTTCGACGCCATCCCCAACCTCACACTCACCGGCAAGGTCAGCCGGGTGCGCGCGCTGGGCGAGAGCAAGCAGGGCGACATTACCTACACCGTCACGATCGCGCTCGACAAGCAGGACGCGCGGCTGCGCTGGAATATGACCGCCTCGGCGACCGTCGCTAAAGGCTAA
- the mmuM gene encoding homocysteine S-methyltransferase yields MNPLSDILAGYPLMILDGALATELERRGCNLHDPLWSAKVLIEAPDLIRQVHADYFAAGADCAISASYQASFAGFARRGLGEAAAAALMRRSVQLAVEARDAFWAIPANRTGRPRPIVAASIGSYGAFLADGSEYRGDYGLAEHELIDFHRPRMAVLADAGADILACETIPCLAEARALARLLAEFPGQSAWISFSACDAAHTCHGEPLAECAAWLDGYAQVAAIGVNCTAPRYIAGLIGAIRSASAKPIVVYPNSGECYLPAEGRWAGAGEVAAYAELARAWHTCGAQIIGGCCRTTPAEIRAIAEWARGS; encoded by the coding sequence ATGAACCCGCTGAGCGACATTCTGGCGGGCTACCCGCTGATGATCCTGGACGGCGCGCTCGCAACCGAGCTCGAGCGGCGCGGCTGCAACCTGCACGACCCGCTCTGGTCGGCCAAGGTGCTGATCGAGGCGCCCGACCTGATTCGGCAGGTGCATGCCGACTACTTCGCGGCTGGCGCCGACTGCGCGATTAGCGCCAGCTACCAGGCCAGCTTCGCGGGCTTCGCGCGGCGCGGCCTGGGCGAAGCTGCGGCGGCCGCGCTGATGCGCCGCTCGGTGCAGCTGGCAGTCGAGGCGCGCGATGCGTTCTGGGCGATACCGGCCAACCGCACCGGCCGGCCGCGCCCGATCGTCGCTGCGTCGATCGGCAGCTATGGCGCCTTCCTGGCCGATGGGTCGGAGTATCGTGGCGACTACGGGCTGGCCGAGCACGAGCTGATCGATTTTCACCGCCCGCGCATGGCCGTGCTGGCCGATGCCGGTGCCGATATACTGGCCTGCGAGACCATCCCGTGCCTGGCCGAGGCGCGCGCGCTGGCGCGGCTGCTGGCCGAATTCCCCGGCCAGAGCGCGTGGATCAGCTTCAGCGCGTGCGATGCGGCGCATACCTGCCACGGCGAGCCACTGGCCGAGTGCGCGGCCTGGCTCGATGGCTATGCGCAAGTAGCGGCGATCGGGGTCAACTGCACTGCGCCGCGCTATATCGCCGGGCTGATCGGCGCGATTCGCTCGGCCAGCGCCAAGCCGATCGTGGTGTACCCGAACTCGGGCGAGTGCTACCTGCCAGCCGAGGGGCGCTGGGCCGGCGCCGGCGAGGTGGCGGCCTACGCCGAGCTGGCGCGCGCGTGGCACACCTGCGGCGCGCAGATCATCGGCGGCTGCTGCCGCACCACCCCGGCCGAGATCCGCGCAATCGCCGAGTGGGCGCGCGGCTCGTGA
- a CDS encoding TetR/AcrR family transcriptional regulator, whose amino-acid sequence MATTLRERRRQLLRNEILQAAGALLNEKGYAAISMDELAGRVGISKPTLYSQFATKEDLIIAAVMYWFDRVEQIIASDQTPRTPLQQLCFILRTAVQLQIDEGALSPRPWAPEIFQIIRQRVEVLARLRQIDASVAALVQAGVECGEINPALDPAVVVRAYLTLVSTLHSPFAKLVKSINPSEQIGSDLHAPHLVGEMLALIFANGVRAPVQ is encoded by the coding sequence TTGGCAACCACGCTACGAGAGCGGCGTCGGCAGCTGTTGCGCAACGAAATACTACAGGCGGCTGGCGCGCTCCTAAACGAAAAAGGCTATGCTGCAATATCGATGGACGAGCTGGCCGGCCGGGTTGGGATCTCGAAGCCAACTCTGTATAGCCAATTTGCCACTAAAGAAGATCTGATTATTGCTGCAGTCATGTACTGGTTCGATCGGGTCGAGCAGATCATCGCGTCCGATCAAACGCCGCGCACGCCCTTACAGCAGCTGTGCTTCATCTTGCGCACGGCCGTGCAGCTGCAGATCGACGAAGGTGCGCTCTCGCCGCGGCCGTGGGCGCCCGAGATCTTCCAGATCATCCGCCAGCGTGTCGAGGTACTGGCGCGGCTGCGGCAGATCGATGCGTCGGTGGCGGCCCTGGTACAGGCCGGTGTCGAGTGCGGCGAGATCAACCCGGCGCTCGATCCGGCCGTGGTGGTGCGCGCATACCTGACGCTGGTCAGCACGCTGCACTCGCCGTTTGCCAAGCTGGTCAAGTCGATCAATCCTTCCGAGCAGATTGGCTCCGATCTGCACGCCCCCCACCTGGTTGGCGAGATGCTGGCGCTGATCTTTGCGAACGGCGTGCGTGCGCCGGTGCAGTAG
- a CDS encoding TetR/AcrR family transcriptional regulator: MARVVKEQEHAARRGEILDVAQQLVESRGYEQMSIQDVLDRMQISKGAFYHYFGSKHALLEALVARRLAEAEQRLLPIVHDPQLPALAKFERFFATANNWKLEQKGFVLKLMRVWYADSNALMRQKVRTAALSVLAPLFTAIAAQGVAEGVLNAAYPEQVGMVMLSLSHDFGDILAVQMLAHEPAPAKAERMAQIIAVYADAIERVLGAPPGSITVTDAATLRAWADATEAEF, translated from the coding sequence ATGGCGCGGGTAGTTAAAGAGCAGGAGCATGCCGCGCGGCGCGGCGAGATTCTCGATGTCGCGCAGCAGCTGGTTGAGTCGCGCGGCTACGAGCAGATGTCGATCCAGGATGTGCTCGACCGCATGCAGATCTCGAAGGGTGCGTTCTACCACTACTTCGGCTCGAAGCACGCCCTGCTCGAGGCGCTGGTCGCGCGGCGGCTGGCCGAGGCCGAGCAGCGGCTGCTGCCGATCGTACACGACCCGCAGCTGCCCGCGCTGGCCAAGTTCGAGCGCTTCTTCGCAACCGCCAACAACTGGAAGCTCGAGCAAAAAGGCTTTGTGCTCAAGCTGATGCGCGTCTGGTATGCCGATAGCAATGCGCTCATGCGCCAGAAAGTGCGCACGGCCGCGCTGAGTGTGCTGGCACCGCTGTTCACCGCCATCGCCGCGCAGGGCGTGGCCGAGGGTGTGCTGAATGCCGCCTACCCCGAGCAAGTCGGCATGGTCATGCTGAGCCTATCGCACGATTTTGGCGATATTCTGGCTGTGCAGATGCTGGCCCACGAGCCGGCGCCGGCGAAAGCCGAGCGCATGGCGCAGATCATCGCGGTCTATGCCGACGCGATCGAGCGCGTGCTGGGCGCGCCGCCTGGCTCGATCACCGTTACCGACGCCGCGACACTGCGCGCGTGGGCCGACGCGACCGAGGCCGAATTCTAG
- a CDS encoding ABC transporter permease — protein MFRLQTTLAARYLWGRKLRTTLTTLAIVFGTMVIFGMNILLPTMLAAFQSNVLAAAGQVDVTITQTTGEAFGRGVLGKLRAVQGVRTLAGSLSRTVNIPAGYYGRAQLGALSITGIDVAAAQSLRSYPVKAGRFLRSSDEAATVISANLAESLSLSLGAKLHLPTADGDVALKIVGLLPASARPGNEEVLVTLREAQKLLDLPNRINTIELNLDTTDQAERDVIERDLQAALGDDYTLGGLAGGSELLTSLRTGQAAFSLFGFLALFMGGFIIFNTFRTIIAERRHDIGMLRAIGASRRTIVGLILTEGLVQGTLGTLIGIALGYGMGAGILILMRSVFRDFLHLPIGEPVVEPQLFVITLLLGVGVTLLAGLLPALSASRLSPLEALRPAAAEPQQRRLGRSTLAGAGLLGLSLLGLFSGSARATALGGLLFLIGLVLVAPVLVQPIATVFSRLLALVVAREGTGELAQSNVVRQPSRAAITASATMIGLAIIVAMGGLIWSLTGGFLGILQKSLGSDYLIMPPSVGVWRSNLGAKRDLADRLRATPGVAVVSTLRYAATAVNGKNVSLLGIDPEAYPRVASLNFQAGDAQSAYSALARGRTLIVNGVFAAQNSLSAGDSVRLATPTGQQEYRIIAVAGDYLNAKLPTVYVAQSNLQRDFRKNEDIFIQLNLTPTANAAAVEPKLKAILNDYPQFRLVSGKSYFEENRRLFNASFAAMYVLLAVLALPSLIALLNTLAIGVIERTREIGMLRAIGATQRQVRRIVITEALLLAAIGTAFGLLAGLYLGYVMILGLGSVGYPVAYVFPSGGLVAATAIGLLLGVLAALVPARQAARMNIVRALRYE, from the coding sequence ATGTTCAGGCTACAAACAACGCTCGCGGCACGCTACCTGTGGGGGCGCAAGCTGCGCACTACGCTTACGACCCTGGCGATCGTGTTTGGCACGATGGTGATCTTCGGCATGAACATCCTGCTGCCGACCATGCTGGCGGCGTTTCAGTCGAATGTGCTGGCAGCGGCCGGACAGGTTGATGTGACGATCACCCAGACGACCGGCGAGGCGTTCGGGCGCGGCGTGCTGGGGAAGCTGCGCGCGGTGCAGGGCGTGCGCACGCTGGCCGGCTCGCTCAGCCGCACCGTCAACATCCCGGCCGGCTACTACGGCCGCGCCCAGCTAGGCGCCCTGTCGATCACCGGCATCGACGTGGCCGCCGCGCAGAGCCTTCGCAGCTACCCGGTCAAGGCCGGCCGCTTCCTGCGCAGCAGCGACGAGGCCGCCACGGTGATCAGCGCTAACCTGGCCGAGAGCCTGAGCCTGAGCCTGGGCGCTAAGCTGCACCTGCCGACCGCCGATGGCGACGTGGCGCTGAAGATCGTCGGGCTGCTGCCGGCCAGCGCGCGCCCCGGCAACGAGGAAGTGCTGGTGACTCTGCGCGAGGCCCAGAAGCTGCTCGACCTGCCCAACCGCATCAACACGATCGAGCTGAACCTCGACACCACCGACCAGGCCGAGCGCGACGTGATCGAGCGCGATCTCCAGGCCGCGCTGGGCGACGACTATACGCTCGGCGGGCTGGCCGGCGGCTCCGAGCTGCTCACCAGTTTGCGAACCGGGCAGGCCGCGTTTAGCCTGTTTGGCTTCCTGGCATTATTCATGGGCGGCTTCATCATCTTCAACACCTTCCGCACGATCATCGCCGAGCGGCGCCACGATATCGGCATGCTGCGCGCGATCGGCGCCAGCCGCCGCACGATCGTCGGCCTGATCCTGACCGAGGGGCTGGTGCAGGGCACGCTCGGCACGCTGATCGGGATTGCACTCGGCTATGGTATGGGCGCGGGTATTCTCATCCTCATGCGCTCGGTCTTCCGCGATTTTCTGCACCTGCCGATCGGCGAGCCGGTGGTCGAGCCGCAGCTATTCGTGATTACGCTGCTGCTGGGCGTGGGTGTGACGCTGCTGGCCGGGCTGCTGCCGGCGCTCAGCGCCAGCCGCCTCTCGCCGCTCGAGGCGCTGCGCCCGGCTGCCGCCGAGCCGCAGCAGCGCCGCCTTGGCCGCAGCACGCTCGCCGGCGCCGGGCTGCTCGGCCTATCGCTGCTCGGGCTGTTCTCGGGCAGCGCGCGCGCCACCGCGCTGGGCGGGCTGCTGTTCCTGATCGGCCTGGTGCTGGTTGCGCCCGTGCTGGTACAGCCGATCGCAACGGTGTTCAGCCGGCTGCTGGCCCTGGTGGTGGCGCGCGAGGGCACCGGCGAGCTGGCGCAGAGCAATGTGGTGCGCCAGCCCTCGCGCGCCGCGATCACCGCCAGCGCAACGATGATCGGCCTGGCGATTATCGTGGCCATGGGCGGGCTGATCTGGAGCCTGACCGGCGGGTTCCTGGGGATTTTGCAGAAGAGCCTGGGCAGCGACTACCTGATCATGCCGCCGTCGGTGGGCGTGTGGCGCAGCAACCTCGGTGCCAAGCGCGACCTGGCCGACCGCCTGCGCGCCACCCCCGGCGTGGCGGTGGTTAGCACGCTGCGCTATGCCGCCACCGCCGTCAATGGCAAAAACGTCTCGCTGCTGGGAATCGATCCCGAGGCCTACCCCAGGGTCGCCAGTTTGAACTTCCAGGCCGGCGACGCACAATCGGCCTATAGCGCGCTGGCGCGCGGGCGCACGCTGATCGTGAATGGCGTGTTTGCGGCGCAGAACAGCCTGAGCGCCGGCGACAGCGTGCGGCTGGCCACGCCAACTGGCCAGCAGGAGTATCGCATTATCGCGGTGGCCGGCGATTACCTCAACGCCAAGCTGCCCACCGTGTATGTCGCGCAGTCGAACTTGCAGCGCGACTTTCGCAAGAACGAGGACATTTTTATTCAGCTGAACCTTACGCCTACCGCAAACGCGGCGGCGGTTGAGCCGAAGCTGAAGGCGATTCTGAACGACTACCCGCAGTTCCGGCTGGTGTCGGGCAAGAGCTACTTCGAGGAGAACCGGCGGCTGTTCAACGCGTCTTTCGCGGCCATGTATGTGCTGCTGGCGGTGCTGGCGCTGCCCTCGCTGATCGCGCTGCTGAACACGCTGGCGATCGGCGTGATCGAGCGCACACGCGAGATCGGCATGCTGCGGGCGATCGGCGCGACACAGCGGCAGGTACGCCGGATCGTGATCACCGAGGCGCTGCTGCTGGCGGCGATCGGCACGGCCTTCGGGCTATTGGCCGGGCTCTACCTGGGCTACGTGATGATCCTGGGGCTGGGCTCGGTCGGCTACCCGGTGGCGTATGTGTTCCCCTCGGGCGGGCTGGTGGCCGCCACGGCGATCGGGCTGCTGCTGGGCGTGCTGGCGGCGCTGGTGCCGGCGCGCCAGGCTGCGCGCATGAACATTGTGCGCGCGTTACGGTACGAGTAG